A window of Microbacterium luteolum contains these coding sequences:
- a CDS encoding FHA domain-containing protein, with protein sequence MQTIYRPGQWYVIVMPGALVALPPDVPGDVVARLWERMPESKTLATVVDVLTARAGGDFSSLPPFVAAVVEGTDIRIALRGGVSARVSSRTESYDFSGAEVTTWSERFVGGASRVEVTVEAVESEAALPVQSGVVRAAAVSAELEPGDDRPLADVLGPVPVIEIEEAGASAAALTGTPGPSIANFGTAATSAASVESASDDIPTSAPVDAEPLVADVPPAPAEAEADAEPVIEPTVEPVTDDVDEQIVDDAVEEAAVEAAVEAAPEPEAAEAVDGATIVPTEVTLAPSTEDFDQLWGATVHSVPTAGAASAAPAVPAPAQGDHDGATISAAELRAMRQQAPTGDDVPTAVIPVATGAIGATGRIRVSTGQVVALDRTVIIGRRPRSTRASGANLPHLIAVESPQQDISRSHLEIRPEGDTVVVIDLHTTNGSTLLRPGADPIRLHPGEQTLVLSGDVVDLGDGVKVAFEDLP encoded by the coding sequence ATGCAGACGATCTACCGACCGGGACAGTGGTACGTCATCGTGATGCCGGGCGCGCTCGTGGCGCTGCCGCCGGATGTGCCAGGAGACGTCGTGGCGCGGCTGTGGGAGCGGATGCCGGAGAGCAAGACGCTCGCGACCGTCGTCGACGTGCTCACCGCGCGCGCCGGCGGGGACTTCTCCTCGCTGCCTCCGTTCGTGGCTGCCGTGGTCGAAGGGACCGACATCCGCATCGCGCTGCGCGGCGGGGTCAGCGCGCGCGTGAGCTCCCGCACGGAGTCGTACGACTTCTCCGGCGCCGAGGTCACGACGTGGAGCGAGCGGTTCGTGGGCGGGGCCTCGCGCGTCGAGGTCACGGTCGAGGCCGTGGAGAGCGAGGCCGCCCTTCCCGTGCAGAGCGGCGTCGTGCGCGCTGCGGCGGTGAGCGCGGAGCTCGAGCCCGGCGACGACCGTCCCCTCGCCGACGTGCTCGGACCGGTCCCGGTCATCGAGATCGAGGAGGCCGGCGCGTCCGCGGCCGCCTTGACCGGCACGCCAGGACCCTCGATCGCGAACTTCGGGACGGCCGCGACGTCGGCGGCATCCGTGGAATCCGCGTCGGATGACATCCCCACGTCCGCTCCGGTCGACGCCGAGCCTCTGGTGGCCGACGTTCCGCCGGCACCGGCCGAGGCCGAGGCGGATGCCGAGCCGGTCATCGAGCCGACTGTCGAGCCGGTCACCGACGACGTCGACGAGCAGATCGTCGACGACGCCGTCGAGGAGGCTGCCGTCGAGGCTGCCGTCGAGGCGGCCCCCGAGCCGGAGGCTGCGGAGGCGGTCGACGGCGCCACGATCGTGCCGACGGAGGTCACCCTCGCTCCCTCCACCGAGGACTTCGACCAGCTCTGGGGTGCCACGGTGCATTCCGTGCCGACGGCCGGTGCGGCATCCGCGGCACCGGCGGTCCCGGCTCCGGCCCAGGGCGACCACGACGGCGCGACCATCTCGGCGGCAGAGCTCAGGGCCATGCGGCAGCAGGCTCCGACCGGCGATGACGTGCCGACGGCCGTGATCCCGGTGGCGACCGGGGCGATCGGGGCGACCGGTCGCATCCGTGTGTCCACCGGCCAGGTCGTCGCGCTCGACCGCACGGTCATCATCGGTCGTCGTCCGCGTTCGACCCGGGCCAGTGGAGCCAACCTCCCTCATCTGATCGCCGTCGAGAGCCCGCAGCAGGACATCTCGCGCAGTCACCTCGAGATCAGGCCCGAGGGTGACACCGTGGTGGTCATCGACCTGCACACCACCAACGGATCGACCCTGCTGCGGCCGGGCGCCGACCCGATCCGTCTGCACCCCGGCGAGCAGACGCTCGTGCTGTCCGGTGACGTGGTGGATCTCGGCGACGGAGTGAAGGTCGCCTTCGAGGATCTGCCGTGA
- a CDS encoding PP2C family protein-serine/threonine phosphatase — protein MRPALIVSTGSATHPGLRRALNEDAHLASAPVFVVADGMGGHEAGERASAAVIAEFSGSVGRASLELDDVRLALSRARASVEELSTSGNGRAGTTLSGVVIASVDGMGYWLAVNIGDSRTYRLADGELEQISVDHSVVQELIEAGEITVEDAATDRRRNIITRAIGASSTGDADYWLFPAELGDRIMVCSDGLTSEVSDARIREVLQGTPDPQKAADMLVDDAVTAGGRDNITVVVVDAVSVASRPGTLLETDSDIDMDTRPREAAAGGVR, from the coding sequence GTGAGGCCCGCACTCATCGTCTCGACGGGGTCGGCCACGCACCCCGGTCTCCGTCGCGCGCTGAACGAGGACGCGCACCTCGCGAGCGCTCCGGTGTTCGTGGTCGCGGACGGCATGGGCGGTCACGAGGCGGGGGAGCGAGCGAGCGCGGCGGTCATCGCCGAGTTCTCCGGCTCCGTCGGGCGCGCGTCGCTCGAGCTCGACGACGTGCGGCTCGCGCTGTCGCGCGCCAGGGCGAGCGTCGAGGAGCTGTCCACCTCGGGCAACGGCCGCGCCGGCACGACCCTGAGCGGTGTCGTCATCGCCTCGGTCGACGGCATGGGCTACTGGCTGGCCGTCAACATCGGCGATTCGCGTACGTATCGGCTGGCCGACGGGGAGCTCGAGCAGATCAGCGTCGACCACTCGGTCGTGCAGGAACTGATCGAAGCCGGCGAGATCACCGTCGAGGATGCGGCGACCGATCGACGGCGCAACATCATCACCCGGGCGATCGGCGCCAGCAGCACGGGCGACGCGGACTACTGGCTGTTCCCGGCCGAGCTCGGCGACCGGATCATGGTCTGCTCCGACGGCCTGACGTCCGAGGTCTCGGACGCGCGGATCCGCGAGGTGCTGCAGGGTACGCCCGACCCGCAGAAGGCGGCCGACATGCTCGTCGACGACGCCGTCACGGCGGGTGGCAGGGACAACATCACCGTGGTCGTCGTGGATGCCGTCTCGGTCGCTTCGCGACCGGGGACGCTCCTGGAGACCGACTCGGACATCGACATGGACACGCGTCCGCGCGAGGCCGCAGCAGGAGGGGTTCGCTGA
- a CDS encoding RDD family protein — translation MTQPAFAQIAPISRRAIGYLIDALIAAGLSVVLGGALLIAATLAGGLEGMLITLLIGGPIVSLLLLGWFVVYTLMQTGKGSIGMRAQGLRLVSAKDQGPLGFGRTLLRNVIFGLAGSIVVGYFTPLFDGSGRFQGWHDKVAGSLMLDARVTAPAVPTSGVPAAVVPGLAAEQARTVAPAIPGIPHPTAQPVPPAPAQPAVAPSVPAAPVFPAQPVIPASVSRPAAPANDDGSLIAFVPGITQDAPPPRVTPAPPTDAGSELDATVQGYPAARPVAPSAPSAPPVPEAAPAPPVPVVPPLPEAVPVPAPAAAPAPAAPAPVAPAAAEPEDIEDTRISIPGHRLVFTWDDGTRVSVSRRTIFGRNPAAEDGAVVVPVRDETLSLSKTHFEAAAESSGGWVLDRHSTNGMTLVREGQRIACPAGQRVPVRLGDAIEIGDRIVTIGGYA, via the coding sequence ATGACGCAGCCCGCGTTCGCACAGATCGCGCCGATCTCCCGTCGCGCGATCGGCTACCTCATCGACGCGCTGATCGCGGCCGGCCTCTCCGTCGTCCTCGGCGGCGCGCTGCTCATCGCCGCCACTCTCGCGGGCGGCCTCGAGGGGATGCTGATCACGCTGCTCATCGGCGGACCGATCGTCTCGCTCCTGCTGCTCGGCTGGTTCGTCGTGTACACGCTCATGCAGACGGGCAAGGGCTCGATCGGCATGCGCGCGCAGGGTCTGCGCCTCGTCTCCGCCAAGGATCAGGGGCCGCTGGGCTTCGGCCGCACGCTGCTGCGCAATGTCATCTTCGGACTCGCCGGATCGATCGTGGTCGGCTACTTCACGCCGCTGTTCGACGGATCGGGCCGCTTCCAGGGGTGGCACGACAAGGTCGCCGGCTCGCTGATGCTCGATGCGCGGGTGACGGCTCCTGCCGTCCCGACGTCGGGCGTCCCCGCGGCCGTCGTACCCGGACTCGCGGCGGAGCAGGCACGCACCGTCGCTCCCGCGATCCCCGGCATCCCGCATCCGACGGCGCAGCCCGTGCCGCCCGCTCCCGCGCAGCCGGCGGTCGCCCCGTCCGTGCCCGCGGCGCCGGTGTTCCCCGCGCAGCCCGTGATCCCCGCATCCGTGTCGCGCCCCGCGGCTCCGGCGAACGACGACGGCTCGCTCATCGCCTTCGTCCCCGGCATCACCCAGGATGCTCCGCCGCCCCGCGTGACGCCGGCGCCGCCGACGGATGCCGGGTCGGAGCTCGACGCGACCGTGCAGGGGTACCCCGCCGCGCGGCCCGTCGCACCTTCCGCGCCGAGTGCTCCGCCCGTGCCGGAGGCTGCGCCCGCCCCGCCGGTGCCCGTCGTCCCGCCCTTGCCGGAAGCCGTGCCCGTGCCCGCTCCCGCGGCGGCGCCCGCGCCTGCCGCGCCCGCCCCCGTTGCTCCCGCCGCCGCCGAGCCCGAGGACATCGAGGACACGCGGATCAGCATCCCCGGGCACCGTCTCGTGTTCACCTGGGACGACGGGACCCGCGTCTCGGTGTCGCGGCGCACGATCTTCGGCCGGAACCCCGCTGCCGAGGATGGCGCTGTCGTCGTCCCGGTGCGCGACGAGACCCTCTCGCTCTCGAAGACGCACTTCGAAGCCGCGGCGGAGTCGTCCGGCGGATGGGTGCTGGATCGCCACTCCACGAACGGGATGACCCTCGTCCGCGAGGGACAGCGCATCGCCTGCCCCGCCGGACAGCGCGTCCCGGTGAGGCTCGGAGACGCCATCGAGATCGGCGACCGCATCGTCACGATCGGGGGCTACGCGTGA
- a CDS encoding transglutaminaseTgpA domain-containing protein, with product MTAPAPAPAAISVRRWSLDLGATALLVAVALVGFWPTFAGPAFVPAVVGGIVIGLAVAGVAAWRRWGILIITGLTVAAYFVFGGAFALPHTAIFGFIPTLDTLQRLAVGTVTAWKQLLTTVAPVAAADGHLLVPFLLALVVTTLTASLALRLPQVAWALLPAGAALMLVIALGTPQPAFPIVQGLVFAVVSIAWLALRQIWAPQNAAVSVSEVDPSRAAHMRLRRLLAGVAVLAVAGGAGVATSAIAAPTEPRHVFRDVIIPPFNIRDYPSPLQAFRKNVRDEVDETLFTVQGLPKGARIRTAVMDEYDGMVYNVTDGGPTSSSAFSPLRSGMSPDAEGVPVTLNIEVDEYNGVWMPTAGELSEIRFTGDRAEELRRGTYVNTATGTAVATPKLRKGDEYSVDAVMPDLPDDDQLADVEFGTVALPKQSNVPEELTSLAAETVSSAESPIEKVRALETFLSEGGFFSHGLEGEVLSRAGHTSERITTLIGGDQMIGDDEQYAVAMALLAGELGIPVRVVMGYYPDEEQDGDPLFTATGDNVHAWVEVNFQGFGWLPFNPTPPEDQVPNDQNTKPRVDPKPQVLQPPPAPQEPVDLPPTLPDDRESEDENLNLAGIIGAILLIGGISLGIIALLMSPFIVIGAWKAAKRRSRRAAARTADRISGGWDELTDRAVDYGARLTPGGTRPEEAAAVVATLAVPRVTDLAHRADADVFGPTDPSPEDVEAFWSEVDTIVGGLGEDAGFWKRTKARLSLRSLMGGSAISTGLQGLREAATARVRREPGTIESSSTSTPVAPESETP from the coding sequence ATGACAGCGCCAGCTCCCGCACCCGCTGCTATCTCCGTGCGCCGCTGGAGTCTCGACCTCGGCGCGACCGCGCTGCTCGTCGCCGTCGCGCTCGTCGGCTTCTGGCCGACGTTCGCGGGCCCGGCGTTCGTGCCCGCGGTCGTCGGCGGCATCGTCATCGGCCTCGCCGTCGCGGGCGTCGCGGCGTGGCGCCGCTGGGGCATCCTCATCATCACCGGTCTCACCGTGGCCGCCTACTTCGTGTTCGGCGGCGCATTCGCCCTTCCGCACACCGCGATCTTCGGCTTCATCCCGACGCTCGACACGCTGCAGCGCCTCGCCGTGGGAACGGTCACCGCGTGGAAGCAGTTGCTCACCACCGTGGCCCCCGTCGCAGCGGCCGACGGGCACCTGCTCGTCCCGTTCCTGCTGGCGCTCGTCGTCACGACGCTCACCGCATCCCTCGCTCTGCGCCTGCCGCAGGTGGCCTGGGCGCTGCTGCCCGCCGGTGCGGCGCTGATGCTCGTGATCGCGCTCGGCACCCCGCAGCCCGCGTTCCCGATCGTGCAGGGTCTCGTGTTCGCCGTCGTCAGCATCGCCTGGCTCGCCCTCCGTCAGATCTGGGCGCCGCAGAACGCGGCCGTCTCGGTCAGTGAGGTCGACCCGTCGCGCGCCGCGCACATGCGCCTGCGGCGCCTGCTCGCGGGCGTCGCCGTCCTGGCCGTGGCCGGAGGGGCCGGTGTCGCGACCAGCGCGATCGCCGCGCCGACCGAGCCCCGGCACGTGTTCCGCGACGTGATCATCCCGCCGTTCAACATCCGCGACTACCCGAGCCCGCTGCAGGCGTTCCGCAAGAACGTGCGCGACGAGGTCGACGAGACGCTCTTCACGGTGCAGGGGCTGCCCAAGGGCGCGCGGATCCGCACCGCCGTCATGGACGAGTACGACGGCATGGTCTACAACGTGACCGACGGCGGGCCGACCTCCTCGAGCGCGTTCTCGCCGCTGCGCTCCGGCATGTCGCCCGACGCCGAGGGCGTACCCGTCACGCTCAACATCGAGGTCGACGAGTACAACGGGGTGTGGATGCCGACGGCCGGTGAGCTGTCCGAGATCCGCTTCACGGGAGATCGCGCCGAGGAGCTGCGCCGCGGAACCTACGTGAACACCGCGACCGGCACCGCCGTCGCCACCCCGAAGCTGCGCAAGGGCGACGAGTACTCGGTCGACGCGGTCATGCCGGACCTGCCCGACGATGACCAGCTCGCGGATGTCGAGTTCGGCACGGTCGCGCTGCCGAAGCAGAGCAACGTGCCGGAGGAGCTCACCTCGCTCGCCGCGGAGACCGTGTCGAGCGCCGAGTCGCCCATCGAGAAGGTCCGTGCGCTCGAGACCTTCCTCTCCGAGGGCGGATTCTTCAGCCACGGGCTCGAGGGCGAGGTGCTCTCGCGCGCCGGCCACACGTCCGAGCGCATCACGACGCTCATCGGCGGCGATCAGATGATCGGCGACGACGAGCAGTACGCCGTCGCCATGGCGCTCCTCGCCGGTGAGCTCGGCATCCCGGTCCGCGTCGTCATGGGCTATTACCCCGACGAGGAGCAGGACGGCGACCCCCTCTTCACCGCCACGGGCGACAACGTGCACGCCTGGGTCGAGGTGAACTTCCAGGGGTTCGGGTGGCTGCCGTTCAACCCGACGCCCCCTGAGGACCAGGTCCCCAACGACCAGAACACCAAGCCGCGCGTCGACCCGAAGCCGCAGGTGCTGCAGCCGCCGCCTGCTCCGCAGGAGCCCGTCGACCTGCCCCCGACGCTGCCCGACGACCGCGAGTCCGAGGACGAGAACCTCAACCTCGCCGGCATCATCGGGGCGATCCTGCTGATCGGCGGGATCTCGCTCGGGATCATCGCGCTGCTGATGTCGCCGTTCATCGTGATCGGGGCGTGGAAGGCCGCCAAGCGGCGCTCGCGCCGGGCGGCGGCTCGCACCGCGGACCGGATCAGCGGCGGGTGGGACGAGCTCACCGACCGCGCCGTCGACTACGGTGCACGCCTGACGCCGGGAGGAACGCGACCCGAGGAGGCCGCAGCCGTGGTGGCGACGCTCGCCGTGCCCCGTGTCACGGACCTCGCGCACCGCGCCGACGCCGACGTCTTCGGACCCACTGACCCGTCGCCCGAGGATGTCGAGGCGTTCTGGAGCGAGGTCGACACGATCGTGGGCGGCCTGGGGGAGGATGCCGGATTCTGGAAGCGCACGAAGGCGCGACTGAGCCTCCGATCGCTGATGGGCGGCAGCGCCATCTCGACGGGTCTCCAGGGACTCCGAGAAGCGGCGACCGCGCGCGTGCGGCGCGAACCTGGCACGATCGAGAGCAGCAGCACCAGCACGCCCGTCGCACCCGAGAGCGAGACACCATGA
- a CDS encoding DUF58 domain-containing protein produces MTTEALSAPSAQTDRDAGWRDVAAVIGARVLTRLRIIASAIRPLAWVLMGLAVGFWILGQIAGWSEFTVAAIVIAITVTLCALFLIGRTAYDVSLDLARTRVVVGERAVGALTLANRGTRAILPSRIVLPVGSGRGEFGIQRLAAGEEAEELFAIPTQKRGVVKVGPVSVVRGDPLGLFERAHRRDEPVDLFVHPRTVLFDGQSLGYLRDLEGMPAADLSRDDVSFHALLEYQPGDDLRHVHWKSTARTGTMMVRQYEETRRSHFVIGLSSSSGDYATADDFELAISAAGSIGLRALRDSQRVDMRVQGRELPAGTGKQLLDSLSAVENSKPRDGGIAELAGVLSATMPLASVVVLVCGSKVRSDDLRLACSRLPFGARALAVVADTSAQAPALRRIGDADVVTIGALDQIPLALQKVLA; encoded by the coding sequence ATGACCACGGAGGCACTCTCGGCGCCGTCGGCGCAGACGGACCGCGACGCCGGTTGGCGTGACGTCGCGGCCGTCATCGGCGCGCGCGTCCTGACCCGCCTCCGCATCATCGCCTCGGCCATCCGCCCGCTCGCGTGGGTGCTGATGGGCCTCGCCGTCGGCTTCTGGATCCTCGGGCAGATCGCCGGCTGGTCGGAGTTCACCGTCGCGGCGATCGTGATCGCGATCACGGTCACCCTGTGCGCCCTCTTCCTGATCGGCCGCACCGCCTACGACGTGTCGCTCGACCTCGCGCGCACGCGTGTGGTCGTGGGCGAGCGCGCGGTCGGCGCGCTGACGCTGGCGAACCGCGGCACCCGCGCGATCCTGCCCTCGCGCATCGTGCTCCCGGTCGGCTCCGGTCGCGGTGAGTTCGGCATCCAGCGTCTCGCCGCCGGCGAGGAGGCGGAGGAGCTCTTCGCGATCCCCACGCAGAAGCGCGGCGTGGTCAAGGTCGGTCCGGTGAGCGTCGTGCGGGGCGATCCGCTCGGCCTGTTCGAGCGGGCGCACCGGCGCGACGAGCCGGTCGACCTCTTCGTGCATCCGCGCACCGTGCTGTTCGACGGGCAGTCGCTCGGCTACCTGCGCGACCTCGAGGGGATGCCCGCCGCCGACCTCTCCCGCGACGACGTGTCGTTCCACGCCCTCCTCGAGTACCAGCCCGGTGATGACCTGCGGCACGTGCACTGGAAGTCCACGGCGCGCACGGGGACCATGATGGTCCGCCAGTACGAGGAGACCCGCCGCTCGCACTTCGTGATCGGGCTGTCCAGCTCCAGCGGCGACTACGCCACGGCCGACGACTTCGAGCTCGCGATCTCGGCGGCAGGGTCCATCGGCCTCCGCGCGCTCCGCGACTCGCAGCGCGTGGACATGCGCGTGCAGGGACGCGAGCTGCCCGCCGGTACCGGCAAGCAATTGCTCGACTCGCTGTCGGCGGTCGAGAACAGCAAGCCGCGCGACGGCGGCATCGCCGAACTCGCCGGCGTCCTCTCCGCCACCATGCCCCTGGCGAGCGTCGTCGTGCTGGTGTGCGGCTCGAAGGTGCGCTCCGACGACCTGCGCCTCGCCTGCTCGCGGCTGCCGTTCGGAGCACGCGCTCTCGCCGTGGTCGCCGACACGTCCGCTCAGGCTCCGGCTCTGCGGCGCATCGGCGACGCCGACGTCGTCACGATCGGCGCGCTCGACCAGATCCCGCTCGCACTGCAGAAGGTCCTCGCATGA
- a CDS encoding AAA family ATPase, which produces MSMTPEQAAWFQGTFTRLVDNIDKAVQGKREIVGLVLASMLAEGHVLLEDAPGTGKTSLAKALAATVQGTSARIQFTPDLLPSDVTGVTIYDQQSHRFEFHKGPIFASIVLADEINRASPKTQSALLEVMEESRVTVDGVTHETGRPFLVIATQNPIEQAGTYKLPEAQLDRFLIKTSIGYPDLAVTESILAGASDRNPSAGLGAIITTSAVADMADLAASVHVEPAVLRYVAELAEATRNDSAIRLGVSVRGAIAMIRIAKVWAAAHGRHFVLPDDIKALARPTWQHRLLLDAEAEFAGTSSDTVIARVLDGIAAPQARTAA; this is translated from the coding sequence ATGAGCATGACCCCCGAGCAGGCAGCCTGGTTCCAGGGAACCTTCACGCGCCTCGTGGACAACATCGACAAGGCCGTGCAGGGCAAGCGCGAGATCGTCGGCCTCGTGCTGGCGTCGATGCTCGCCGAGGGGCACGTCCTCCTCGAGGACGCCCCCGGAACCGGGAAGACCAGCCTCGCCAAGGCGCTCGCCGCGACCGTGCAGGGCACGAGCGCGCGCATCCAGTTCACGCCGGATCTGCTGCCGTCCGACGTCACCGGTGTCACGATCTACGACCAGCAGTCGCACCGCTTCGAGTTCCACAAGGGCCCGATCTTCGCGTCGATCGTGCTCGCCGACGAGATCAACCGCGCGTCGCCGAAGACGCAGTCGGCGCTGCTCGAGGTCATGGAGGAGTCCCGGGTCACGGTCGACGGCGTCACGCATGAGACGGGCCGACCGTTCCTCGTCATCGCGACGCAGAACCCGATCGAGCAGGCCGGAACCTACAAGCTCCCCGAGGCGCAGCTCGACCGCTTCCTCATCAAGACGTCGATCGGCTACCCCGACCTCGCGGTGACCGAGAGCATCTTGGCCGGAGCATCCGACCGCAACCCGTCGGCCGGCCTGGGGGCGATCATCACGACGAGCGCGGTCGCCGACATGGCCGACCTCGCGGCATCCGTGCACGTCGAGCCCGCCGTGCTCCGGTACGTGGCGGAGCTCGCCGAGGCGACCCGCAACGACTCCGCGATCCGTCTGGGCGTCTCGGTGCGCGGCGCGATCGCCATGATCCGCATCGCGAAGGTCTGGGCCGCCGCGCACGGCCGCCACTTCGTCCTGCCCGACGACATCAAGGCCCTCGCGCGTCCGACGTGGCAGCACCGTCTGCTCCTCGACGCCGAGGCGGAGTTCGCCGGGACCAGCAGCGACACCGTGATCGCTCGCGTGCTCGACGGGATCGCGGCACCCCAGGCGCGAACGGCGGCCTGA